One stretch of Rhodopirellula halodulae DNA includes these proteins:
- a CDS encoding sulfatase: MNKFSFAKSCFIALSLLSSFAFSAPIHVVAEDASLPPNILFILADDLAWSDLGCYGHPWHRTPYLDKLAANGNRFTQAYAPAPICSASRASILTGKTPARLHFEFVTKNEPGLQKIDLATPLTAPPFTLNLPLHEQTIAERLSEFGYQTAFFGKWHLNPHHKRYLGWSPTHGPSAQGFHVAEEDFGAHPYAWKQSPVETIRESGKFAKDTMVEKVSQYLQKDHGRPFFAMASSFYVHTPVRTPCQWLRDHYEQRIPDDSPRRKQRIEYAAFLETFDHHVGQILAALDDAGQSERTIVVFLSDNGGHPEYTANAPLRGAKWNLYEGGIRVPMIVRMPKQSARRTIEQPVVGYDLLPTMLEWAGSNADPSIRSTKDVEQIDGTSFAPLLDPSSDRPANTQRNLLWHFPYYHPETGFAKAPESIGIDDFVTSRTRPQSAIRRGKYKLLHFAEDDRIELYDLSKDIGEQRDLSGEQTDIARRLRDELQDELRRSNARFATANEF, from the coding sequence GTGAACAAATTTTCTTTCGCCAAGTCATGCTTCATCGCGTTGAGCTTGCTTTCCTCGTTTGCTTTCTCAGCCCCGATTCATGTGGTTGCGGAAGACGCATCCTTACCTCCCAACATTTTGTTCATCCTCGCCGATGATTTGGCTTGGTCGGACTTGGGATGTTACGGGCACCCTTGGCATCGCACCCCGTACTTGGACAAGTTGGCGGCCAATGGCAATCGATTCACGCAGGCCTACGCGCCCGCACCAATTTGCTCCGCTTCGCGAGCATCGATCCTGACGGGCAAAACTCCGGCGCGATTGCATTTCGAGTTTGTGACCAAAAACGAACCCGGCCTTCAAAAGATCGATTTGGCGACGCCTTTGACTGCTCCGCCATTCACTCTCAACCTGCCGCTGCACGAGCAAACCATCGCTGAACGATTGAGCGAATTCGGCTACCAAACCGCATTCTTTGGGAAGTGGCATCTCAATCCACACCACAAACGTTACCTCGGTTGGAGTCCCACGCACGGCCCCTCCGCGCAAGGTTTCCATGTTGCTGAAGAAGACTTCGGAGCTCATCCGTATGCTTGGAAGCAATCACCAGTCGAAACCATTCGAGAATCGGGTAAGTTTGCGAAAGACACGATGGTTGAAAAGGTTTCCCAGTACCTTCAGAAAGACCACGGACGACCATTCTTTGCCATGGCATCGTCGTTTTATGTGCACACACCGGTACGGACGCCATGCCAATGGTTGCGAGACCACTACGAGCAACGAATCCCTGACGATTCACCTCGAAGGAAGCAGCGGATCGAATACGCCGCGTTTTTGGAAACCTTCGACCACCACGTTGGACAGATTTTGGCAGCGTTGGACGACGCCGGTCAGTCGGAACGCACGATCGTCGTCTTTCTGTCGGATAACGGCGGCCACCCGGAGTACACGGCGAATGCACCGCTTCGTGGGGCCAAGTGGAATCTTTACGAGGGCGGTATTCGCGTGCCCATGATCGTTCGCATGCCCAAGCAATCAGCTCGCAGGACCATCGAGCAACCAGTCGTTGGATACGACTTGCTTCCCACGATGTTGGAATGGGCCGGCTCAAATGCTGATCCTTCCATTCGTTCAACCAAAGACGTGGAACAGATCGACGGAACGAGTTTCGCTCCACTGCTGGATCCTTCGTCTGATCGTCCCGCCAACACTCAGCGAAACCTCCTCTGGCATTTTCCCTACTACCATCCGGAAACCGGATTCGCCAAAGCCCCCGAGTCGATTGGAATCGACGACTTTGTTACCAGTCGCACGCGTCCCCAATCCGCCATCCGCCGAGGCAAATACAAACTGCTGCACTTCGCGGAAGATGATCGAATTGAGCTCTACGATTTATCCAAGGACATCGGTGAACAGCGTGATCTATCGGGAGAACAGACTGACATCGCCCGTCGACTTCGCGACGAGCTGCAAGACGAACTGAGACGCAGCAACGCCCGGTTTGCTACCGCGAACGAATTTTGA
- a CDS encoding class I SAM-dependent methyltransferase, with the protein MSEAAQPTTGSSSHADSRWDDFKVLWHLLFRPVRGNTHGERLESFYEGQASYYDSFRSRLLHGRSELISWIDFPDQGVWVDFGAGTGHNLFSAEQESKKLSQVHLVDLSPSLLKVAASRIADRHLSNVTLHHADATKFQMPENSVDVVTFSYSLTMIPDWFESVLIANRILKPGGLIAVTDFHVSRKHAGTERRQHGWLRRNFWTLWFASDNVFLSSDHLAMLNRRFDTVRCEERLGSVPYMPLMKAPYYLFLGRKPSNDC; encoded by the coding sequence ATGAGCGAAGCCGCACAACCCACCACCGGCTCCAGTTCTCACGCCGATTCACGATGGGATGATTTCAAAGTGCTTTGGCACTTGTTGTTTCGACCAGTCCGAGGCAACACGCACGGCGAGAGGCTGGAAAGCTTTTACGAAGGTCAAGCATCTTACTACGATTCATTCCGATCCCGCCTGTTGCACGGGCGATCGGAATTGATCTCCTGGATCGACTTCCCCGACCAAGGCGTGTGGGTCGACTTTGGTGCCGGCACGGGACACAACCTGTTCTCCGCCGAACAAGAGTCGAAGAAACTGTCGCAGGTGCACTTGGTGGACTTGTCACCATCGCTGCTGAAGGTCGCCGCGTCGCGAATTGCGGATCGTCACTTGTCCAACGTGACGCTGCATCACGCGGACGCGACGAAGTTTCAAATGCCCGAGAACAGCGTGGACGTGGTGACGTTCTCTTATTCGTTGACCATGATCCCGGATTGGTTCGAATCGGTGCTGATCGCGAATCGTATATTGAAACCTGGTGGATTGATCGCCGTCACCGACTTTCACGTTTCGCGAAAACATGCGGGGACGGAAAGGCGACAGCACGGATGGTTGCGTCGTAACTTTTGGACGCTTTGGTTCGCTTCGGACAACGTGTTCCTGTCCAGCGATCATTTGGCCATGTTGAATCGGCGGTTTGATACGGTTCGATGCGAAGAGCGACTGGGCAGCGTTCCCTACATGCCGCTGATGAAGGCACCGTACTATTTGTTCCTCGGTCGCAAACCGTCAAATGACTGTTGA
- a CDS encoding UDP-2,3-diacylglucosamine diphosphatase: MQRPAPTPVRTLLVSDVHLGSKHSRTEEFLTFLRQFHPESLYLVGDFIDGWKINTGWHWSSACDDVIAHLIELAQRGTKIHYVAGNHDSFLRNPAFRAGCMATLPRFEVANEFVMETVAGWRFLITHGDMFDCVEANAQWLSKGSTVLYDACLSMNRWYHRTWLRREQNPHGVCSHLKDRVKRWIRFVSDFENKILHHAKVSDCDGVICGHIHTPDIVSGKSMWYCNTGDWVENCTGLVERHDGQLHLVRTYDEDLFLQLPAQRQFDGNHDEPHSSGTPNLFEDSASPEWIPASAGTSSSGYAA; encoded by the coding sequence ATGCAGCGGCCCGCCCCCACGCCGGTCCGGACCCTCTTGGTGAGCGATGTGCACCTGGGATCGAAGCATTCGCGAACAGAAGAGTTCCTCACGTTTCTTCGCCAATTCCATCCCGAGTCGCTGTACCTCGTGGGCGACTTCATTGACGGCTGGAAAATCAACACGGGTTGGCATTGGTCCTCCGCTTGCGACGACGTGATTGCCCACCTGATCGAACTGGCTCAACGAGGCACCAAGATTCACTACGTCGCGGGAAACCATGATTCCTTTTTACGCAATCCTGCTTTTCGTGCGGGGTGCATGGCAACATTGCCTCGATTCGAAGTGGCCAACGAATTTGTGATGGAAACGGTCGCGGGTTGGCGGTTTCTGATTACCCACGGCGACATGTTCGATTGCGTGGAAGCCAACGCTCAGTGGTTATCCAAAGGCAGCACGGTTCTTTACGACGCTTGCCTCAGCATGAACCGCTGGTACCACCGCACTTGGTTGCGTCGAGAACAAAATCCGCATGGTGTTTGTTCCCATCTGAAAGACCGTGTCAAACGATGGATTCGTTTTGTCAGCGACTTCGAAAACAAGATCTTGCATCACGCGAAGGTGAGCGATTGCGATGGTGTGATTTGTGGACACATCCATACGCCCGACATCGTGAGCGGAAAGTCGATGTGGTACTGCAACACCGGCGATTGGGTCGAGAACTGCACCGGTTTGGTGGAGCGCCACGATGGCCAACTTCACCTGGTCCGAACTTACGACGAGGACCTGTTCTTGCAACTTCCTGCACAGCGGCAGTTCGACGGCAATCACGACGAACCGCACAGCAGTGGCACACCAAACCTTTTTGAGGATTCGGCGTCGCCCGAGTGGATCCCAGCGAGTGCTGGCACTTCGTCGAGCGGTTACGCCGCTTGA
- a CDS encoding ABC transporter permease: MNWRGNLLRFCNVAGLPILEPFVRLAAGEDKREQLVGIAKFILLPIAAVCVFLGLWAAAASSVVTDSAKLPSPQATWSAGKQLIAMHYEQREADKAAKQEKLVEAVQLLAEANAYTAAASKATGEKKSKLEDKSLALKKRAVAAANFVPSSAPTFIDQIWTSVKTVFFGFFLATIVAVPIGVLCGMSPWFNAAMTPFIQIFKPVSPLAWLPLAFIVIMWYYAGYSSGETFFDKAFLISASTVCLCSLWPTLVNTTLGVASVDKDFINVADVLRLSWWQRLTKIILPASLPLMFAGMRISLGVGWMVLIAADMLAQNPGLGKFVWDEFQNGSDLTYARIAFSVLVIGLIGLLLDRIMIFFRNLVSFGNPSPV; encoded by the coding sequence ATGAACTGGCGTGGCAATCTTCTTCGGTTTTGCAATGTAGCGGGTCTTCCGATTTTGGAGCCCTTTGTTCGACTCGCAGCCGGCGAGGACAAACGCGAACAGCTCGTCGGAATCGCGAAATTCATCCTGCTGCCGATCGCAGCAGTTTGTGTGTTTCTGGGGTTGTGGGCTGCAGCCGCATCCAGCGTGGTGACCGACAGTGCCAAGTTGCCCAGCCCACAAGCGACATGGTCAGCCGGAAAGCAACTGATCGCGATGCACTACGAGCAACGTGAGGCCGACAAAGCTGCCAAGCAAGAAAAGCTTGTCGAAGCCGTTCAGCTTCTTGCCGAGGCCAACGCTTACACCGCGGCCGCGAGCAAAGCCACGGGTGAAAAGAAATCGAAACTCGAGGACAAGTCGCTGGCTCTGAAGAAGCGAGCAGTCGCCGCCGCGAACTTCGTTCCGTCCAGTGCCCCCACATTCATCGACCAAATTTGGACCAGCGTCAAAACGGTGTTCTTCGGTTTCTTCTTGGCCACCATCGTTGCTGTACCGATCGGCGTCTTGTGCGGCATGAGCCCTTGGTTCAACGCGGCGATGACCCCGTTCATTCAAATCTTCAAACCCGTTAGCCCGCTGGCTTGGCTACCTTTGGCGTTCATCGTCATCATGTGGTACTACGCCGGGTACAGCAGTGGCGAAACGTTCTTCGACAAGGCATTCCTGATTTCCGCTTCGACGGTTTGCCTGTGTTCGCTCTGGCCGACCCTGGTCAACACAACGCTGGGTGTCGCCAGCGTGGACAAAGACTTCATCAACGTCGCCGACGTGCTGCGTCTCTCTTGGTGGCAACGCCTGACAAAGATCATTCTTCCCGCCAGCTTACCACTGATGTTCGCCGGAATGCGGATCAGCTTGGGCGTTGGTTGGATGGTTTTGATCGCGGCCGACATGCTCGCCCAAAACCCAGGTCTCGGAAAATTCGTTTGGGATGAATTCCAAAACGGCAGCGATCTGACCTACGCCCGCATCGCATTCAGTGTGTTGGTGATCGGTCTGATCGGACTGTTGCTGGATCGCATCATGATCTTTTTCCGCAACTTGGTCAGCTTCGGCAATCCATCGCCAGTTTGA
- a CDS encoding alginate export family protein, with protein MSQRHWKRRLLSAIAIATAAISSNAHAQDTSGLEPTVLLVVQQGEGALTEPGPSPTAPSKPAATESIVQPESDLAAPVVDESTYAAPSYASYGAPCNCCQGGCCTKKKKEAAMAKMKGAYQGVFYANDYSYLNDPCYDGPSFFGDSLKGMLNGTLDVGGEARVRYHSERNFRGLGPTGLGLTGNDDQFWLTRYRMFANWRLSENVRFYGEYLYADSGGETFNNRPIEENRGEAQNLFLEAKLTDNLSVRGGRQELLLGAQRLVSCLDWANTRRTFDGVRATYANKDGSIDAFYTHPVKRTFAYEDKWDSTNQDVQFFGAYMTRKDTWLGQWENYYLGLNNDVADFDYHTIGSRIVGKTDSNWMYEYEGGTQFGTNSDGTDHSAGFFTGGLGRQIALTKDWKPTVWFWYDYASGGDDSLRGGDGFDHLFPLAHKYNGFMDLFGRRNLHDINAQFITPFFGEKVKLLLWYHYFMLDEKTTPFDVVMNPYNTNNPAGDRELGHEIDVLFQIALNPRNSALIGYSHFNSGKYYSTTAGVPDVDADFFYFQYQMRF; from the coding sequence ATGTCTCAACGCCACTGGAAACGCCGCCTGCTCAGTGCGATTGCGATCGCAACAGCGGCCATTTCCTCCAACGCTCACGCCCAAGACACATCGGGTCTCGAACCCACCGTGTTGTTGGTCGTTCAACAGGGCGAAGGAGCTCTCACCGAGCCAGGCCCATCGCCGACCGCACCCAGCAAGCCAGCCGCCACGGAATCAATCGTTCAGCCAGAATCTGATCTGGCTGCTCCCGTGGTTGATGAATCCACCTACGCGGCACCGTCCTACGCTTCCTACGGCGCACCATGCAATTGTTGCCAAGGTGGTTGCTGCACGAAGAAGAAAAAAGAAGCCGCGATGGCAAAGATGAAGGGTGCCTACCAAGGCGTCTTCTATGCCAACGACTACAGCTACCTCAATGATCCTTGTTACGACGGCCCCTCGTTCTTCGGCGACTCGCTGAAGGGCATGCTGAACGGAACGTTGGATGTCGGTGGGGAAGCACGTGTGCGTTATCACAGCGAACGCAACTTCCGCGGCTTGGGCCCTACCGGACTTGGACTGACCGGCAACGACGACCAGTTTTGGTTGACTCGTTACCGCATGTTCGCGAATTGGCGTTTGTCAGAGAACGTTCGCTTCTACGGTGAATACCTCTATGCGGATTCGGGCGGGGAGACCTTCAACAACCGTCCGATCGAAGAGAACCGCGGCGAAGCACAAAACCTGTTCTTGGAAGCGAAGCTCACGGACAACCTCAGCGTTCGCGGCGGTCGTCAAGAACTGTTGCTGGGAGCTCAGCGATTGGTCTCTTGCTTGGATTGGGCCAACACCCGTCGTACCTTCGACGGTGTTCGTGCGACCTACGCGAACAAAGACGGTTCGATCGATGCGTTCTACACCCATCCCGTCAAACGCACCTTTGCGTACGAAGACAAGTGGGACTCCACGAACCAAGACGTTCAGTTCTTCGGTGCGTACATGACCCGCAAGGACACTTGGCTCGGCCAGTGGGAGAACTACTACCTCGGTTTGAACAACGATGTGGCTGACTTCGACTACCACACAATCGGTAGCCGCATTGTTGGCAAAACCGATTCTAATTGGATGTACGAGTACGAAGGTGGCACGCAGTTCGGAACAAACAGCGACGGCACCGATCACAGCGCCGGTTTCTTCACCGGCGGTTTGGGGCGTCAAATTGCTCTGACCAAAGATTGGAAGCCCACCGTTTGGTTCTGGTACGACTACGCGTCCGGTGGCGACGATTCGCTTCGTGGTGGAGACGGTTTCGATCACCTGTTCCCGTTGGCTCACAAGTACAACGGCTTCATGGACTTGTTCGGTCGCCGTAACTTGCATGACATCAACGCTCAGTTCATCACGCCCTTCTTCGGCGAGAAAGTCAAACTGTTGCTTTGGTATCACTACTTCATGCTGGACGAGAAAACCACTCCGTTCGACGTAGTCATGAACCCGTACAATACCAACAACCCTGCGGGCGATCGTGAGCTTGGACACGAGATCGATGTCTTGTTCCAAATCGCGCTCAACCCACGCAACAGCGCACTGATTGGTTACTCGCACTTCAACTCTGGCAAGTACTACAGCACGACCGCAGGTGTTCCCGACGTCGACGCGGACTTCTTCTACTTCCAGTACCAAATGCGGTTCTAA
- a CDS encoding ABC transporter ATP-binding protein — protein MSVALETKPSTRKRVVSSAPKPILQMRGVCKGYGSGVTRNEVLQNINLNIREGEFLAVVGFSGSGKTTFTQLLAGLISPDQGTITMNDEPIKGPSPDRGMVFQNYSLLPWLTVRGNIALSVNTIFKDWSREKRKDHVEKFIELVGLSHAAHRRPHELSGGMRQRTSLARTLALKPKVLLLDEPLSALDALTRGQLGDEILKIWSEEKQTCVMITNDVDEAIMVADRIVPLNPGPNASLGPVFTVGLDRPRNKTELNDNEEFKGLRNAVTNYLVAVRQKARRDETSANPAQQFRLPEIEPVDLTRPSRAIFNTGPR, from the coding sequence ATGAGTGTTGCTCTCGAAACCAAACCGTCGACCCGGAAACGTGTCGTCTCCTCCGCTCCCAAGCCCATCCTGCAAATGCGTGGCGTTTGCAAAGGCTACGGCAGTGGCGTCACTCGCAACGAAGTCCTGCAGAACATCAACCTGAACATTCGCGAAGGCGAGTTTTTGGCGGTGGTGGGATTCAGCGGCAGTGGCAAAACGACGTTCACCCAGTTGTTGGCGGGGCTGATCAGTCCCGACCAAGGCACGATCACCATGAACGACGAACCCATCAAGGGACCGTCGCCCGATCGCGGCATGGTGTTTCAAAACTATTCGTTGCTGCCATGGCTCACCGTTCGCGGAAACATCGCGCTGTCAGTCAACACGATCTTCAAGGACTGGTCGCGTGAAAAACGCAAAGACCATGTTGAGAAGTTCATTGAGCTGGTCGGGTTGAGCCACGCTGCCCACCGTCGGCCGCACGAGTTGTCGGGCGGGATGCGTCAACGAACCAGCCTCGCTCGGACTCTCGCATTGAAACCGAAAGTCTTGCTGCTCGACGAACCGCTGTCGGCACTGGACGCGCTGACTCGCGGGCAACTCGGCGACGAGATTCTGAAAATTTGGAGCGAGGAAAAACAGACTTGCGTGATGATCACCAACGATGTTGACGAGGCGATCATGGTTGCCGACCGCATCGTTCCACTGAACCCCGGGCCCAATGCATCGCTGGGGCCGGTCTTTACCGTTGGCTTGGATCGCCCTCGAAACAAGACCGAACTCAACGACAACGAAGAGTTCAAAGGTCTTCGCAACGCCGTCACCAATTACTTGGTTGCCGTTCGTCAAAAAGCCCGTCGAGACGAAACGTCGGCCAATCCCGCTCAGCAATTCCGTTTGCCTGAAATCGAACCGGTCGATTTGACTCGACCATCACGGGCGATTTTCAACACGGGACCGCGTTAG
- a CDS encoding DUF3419 family protein produces the protein MVANWLGNKCFKVVHQKNLVYNTCWEDPRLDRQALSLEQDDSVLVITSAGCNALDYALESPRSVHAVDMNPLQNALLELKCAAIRTLNYEDFFQVFGRGVHANWQSLYNNHIRASLAPDVRSIWDRRSNFFDGTSRRQSFYFRGTSGLFAWLINGYLKRPAGLKEAIGELLQAESVDQQRQIYQERNINQLLWSKPLRWALRRDTTLAMLGVPRSQRKQLDQSYLGGIGGFIQDRIEAVFKTLPLRDNYFWRVYLTGRYTPECCPEYLKEENFQRLKSGLVDRVHTHTNTVEGFLTQHDERVSRFVLLDHMDWLYDRYPELLASEWQSILNRATSDARVLWRSAALTVDFVDPLKLQFEGNQVQLGDLLHYHQELATSLHARDRVHTYGSFYIADLFGPATSNDDRILDPTQKAVATGVAA, from the coding sequence ATGGTCGCAAACTGGCTCGGCAACAAGTGCTTCAAAGTCGTTCATCAAAAAAACCTGGTCTACAACACCTGTTGGGAAGACCCTCGCTTGGACCGTCAAGCGTTGTCACTGGAACAGGATGACTCTGTGCTGGTCATTACGTCGGCCGGGTGCAATGCTCTGGACTATGCCTTGGAGAGCCCACGGTCCGTTCACGCGGTCGACATGAACCCGCTGCAGAACGCTTTGCTGGAACTCAAGTGCGCCGCGATTCGCACGCTGAATTACGAAGACTTCTTTCAAGTCTTCGGACGTGGCGTGCACGCGAATTGGCAATCGCTCTACAACAATCACATTCGTGCCTCGCTCGCCCCCGACGTACGTTCCATCTGGGACCGACGTTCCAATTTCTTTGATGGAACGTCGCGTCGACAGAGCTTCTACTTCCGCGGCACTTCGGGATTGTTTGCTTGGCTGATCAACGGCTATCTGAAACGTCCAGCGGGGCTGAAAGAAGCGATTGGCGAATTGCTGCAAGCCGAATCGGTGGACCAGCAACGACAAATCTATCAAGAGCGAAACATCAATCAGTTGCTCTGGAGCAAGCCACTGCGTTGGGCGTTGCGACGTGACACAACACTCGCCATGTTGGGCGTGCCCCGTAGCCAACGCAAACAACTGGACCAGAGTTATCTTGGCGGGATCGGCGGGTTCATCCAAGATCGGATCGAAGCGGTCTTCAAAACGTTGCCGCTGCGTGACAACTATTTCTGGCGAGTCTATCTCACCGGTCGCTACACCCCGGAATGTTGCCCGGAATACCTGAAGGAAGAAAACTTCCAACGATTGAAATCAGGACTGGTGGATCGCGTTCACACTCACACCAACACGGTGGAGGGTTTCTTAACGCAACACGACGAGCGAGTTTCGCGATTTGTTTTGCTCGATCACATGGACTGGCTCTACGACCGCTATCCGGAACTGCTCGCCTCGGAGTGGCAAAGCATTTTGAATCGAGCGACCTCGGACGCACGCGTGTTGTGGCGAAGTGCGGCACTCACGGTCGATTTCGTCGATCCGCTGAAATTGCAATTCGAAGGCAACCAAGTCCAGCTTGGGGATTTGTTGCACTATCACCAGGAACTCGCAACCTCCTTGCACGCTCGCGACCGCGTTCACACATACGGCAGTTTCTACATCGCGGATCTGTTTGGTCCCGCGACATCCAACGATGATCGAATTTTGGATCCAACGCAAAAGGCGGTGGCAACCGGAGTGGCGGCATGA
- a CDS encoding transporter, whose product MASADSPSRKGLADKHAPAGIMGDHLHEKGEWMVEYKYMMMSMEDNRIGETTISDEAAIGPPGMPAGITVDGITTNAGAAPTQMTMEMHMAHIMYGASDDVTLYTMLMMPALTMDHIRGDGNPAGRGTEFTTHNSGFGDTSFGALLRLYSTESQDLLFNLGCSVPTGDIYRESTIPTGGAMSQPLPYPMRLGSGTFNARPGVTWKYFREWWSGGVQFQTDVPIGRNYRGYSVSDEFRLNSWTSVLLTNNWSVSLRGEHLWRTDYDGADPAANNMLISTNVEEFRGGYWYNLGIGTQFMGHGHYFNFEIVPTIAQDLDGIQVETDYSVIASWSKAW is encoded by the coding sequence ATCGCGTCGGCAGATTCGCCCAGTCGAAAAGGTTTGGCCGACAAGCACGCTCCCGCAGGGATCATGGGCGATCACTTGCATGAAAAGGGCGAGTGGATGGTGGAGTACAAGTACATGATGATGTCGATGGAGGACAATCGTATCGGCGAAACCACCATCAGCGATGAAGCCGCGATCGGCCCACCCGGTATGCCCGCGGGCATCACGGTCGATGGCATCACCACCAACGCTGGTGCCGCACCAACGCAGATGACCATGGAAATGCACATGGCTCACATCATGTACGGTGCATCCGATGATGTGACGCTTTACACCATGTTGATGATGCCCGCCTTGACCATGGATCACATTCGTGGCGACGGCAACCCCGCAGGCCGCGGAACGGAATTCACGACTCACAACAGCGGTTTTGGCGACACCTCGTTCGGTGCTTTGTTGCGGTTGTACAGCACTGAATCACAGGACTTACTGTTCAACCTGGGTTGCTCCGTTCCTACCGGCGACATTTATCGCGAATCGACGATTCCGACCGGAGGTGCGATGTCTCAGCCTCTGCCATATCCCATGCGACTCGGCAGCGGGACGTTCAACGCGCGTCCCGGTGTAACGTGGAAATACTTCCGCGAATGGTGGAGCGGTGGTGTCCAATTCCAAACGGACGTGCCCATCGGTCGCAACTATCGCGGCTACAGCGTCAGTGATGAGTTTCGATTGAACTCGTGGACCAGCGTTCTGCTAACGAACAACTGGTCGGTCTCATTGCGAGGCGAACACCTTTGGCGAACCGATTACGACGGTGCGGACCCCGCCGCGAATAACATGTTGATCTCCACCAACGTGGAAGAGTTTCGTGGTGGCTATTGGTACAACCTCGGTATCGGCACCCAGTTCATGGGGCACGGTCACTACTTCAATTTCGAGATCGTTCCGACCATCGCCCAAGACCTGGATGGTATTCAAGTGGAAACGGATTACTCCGTCATCGCCAGTTGGTCCAAGGCTTGGTAA
- a CDS encoding CmpA/NrtA family ABC transporter substrate-binding protein — MPITSPGFCLDPATAPFVSPNSDHRGTSRDGIASTTHATVSAWFACLFVAVFALLTAGCSDSGVSLEDLEKAAAKIDVSEIEIDTETDDATQMLDLEKSDLTFGFIKLTDCAPLVVAKEKGYFDDEGLNVTLESQSNWKILLDNVINGQLDGAHMLAGQPIGATIGVGTKTSIVTAYSLDYNGNGITVSNDIWAQMQENDPALKSPTPKHPISADSLKPIVEKYLQDAGEPFPMGMVFPVSTHNYEIRYWLAASGIHPGMYTESDIKGFTDAQVKLSTVPPPQMPQNLEADIVKGYCVGEPWNQKAVVTGIGVPVTTNYDIWKNNPEKVFGVTKGWAEKNPQTHLAVIKALIRAGKWLDATDDSGKLVNRMEAVEMLSRKDYVGAEKEVIANSMTGTFVFQKTDVREMPDFNVFFKHEASYPHYSDAIWFLTQMRRWGQITEPKPASWYAETAKEIYQPAIYREAAEMLISEGKLDPNEIPAPDYDGYREVSTDFIDGNKYDAKDPIGYINSFEIGNKDDEALAKQ, encoded by the coding sequence ATGCCGATCACCTCCCCCGGCTTCTGCCTTGACCCGGCCACGGCCCCATTTGTCTCTCCCAATAGCGATCACCGCGGGACCTCCCGAGACGGCATTGCCAGCACAACTCATGCAACTGTGTCGGCGTGGTTTGCCTGCCTGTTCGTTGCCGTGTTCGCTTTGCTGACCGCTGGCTGCAGCGATTCAGGCGTCAGCCTGGAAGACTTGGAAAAAGCCGCCGCGAAGATCGACGTCAGCGAGATCGAGATCGACACGGAAACGGATGACGCAACCCAGATGCTGGACTTGGAAAAGTCCGACCTCACTTTCGGTTTCATCAAACTCACCGACTGTGCGCCCCTGGTCGTCGCGAAAGAGAAGGGTTACTTCGATGACGAAGGCCTGAATGTGACCCTCGAGTCACAATCGAACTGGAAAATCCTTTTGGACAACGTGATCAACGGCCAATTGGACGGGGCTCACATGCTGGCTGGGCAGCCCATCGGGGCAACCATCGGCGTCGGTACCAAGACGTCGATCGTGACCGCCTACAGCCTCGACTACAACGGCAACGGCATCACGGTCAGCAACGACATTTGGGCGCAGATGCAGGAAAACGATCCGGCACTCAAGAGTCCCACGCCAAAGCACCCAATCAGTGCGGACAGCCTGAAGCCGATCGTTGAGAAGTATCTGCAAGATGCGGGTGAGCCATTCCCCATGGGCATGGTGTTCCCCGTCAGCACGCACAACTACGAAATTCGTTACTGGTTGGCGGCGTCCGGCATTCACCCGGGGATGTACACCGAATCCGACATCAAGGGATTCACCGACGCACAGGTCAAGCTGTCGACGGTTCCTCCGCCGCAGATGCCGCAGAACTTGGAAGCCGACATCGTCAAAGGCTACTGCGTTGGCGAACCATGGAATCAGAAAGCGGTGGTGACCGGAATCGGTGTTCCCGTCACGACCAACTACGACATCTGGAAGAACAATCCTGAGAAAGTCTTTGGTGTCACCAAAGGTTGGGCAGAGAAAAATCCTCAAACGCACCTGGCTGTGATCAAAGCTCTGATCCGTGCCGGTAAATGGCTGGACGCCACGGACGACTCCGGCAAGCTGGTCAACCGCATGGAAGCGGTCGAAATGCTCAGCCGAAAAGACTACGTCGGTGCGGAGAAAGAAGTCATCGCCAACTCGATGACGGGAACGTTTGTCTTTCAGAAGACCGACGTTCGTGAAATGCCTGACTTCAACGTGTTCTTCAAGCACGAAGCCAGCTACCCGCACTACAGCGATGCCATCTGGTTCCTGACTCAAATGCGACGCTGGGGCCAAATCACCGAGCCCAAACCTGCTAGTTGGTACGCCGAAACGGCCAAGGAGATCTATCAGCCCGCCATCTACCGCGAAGCGGCGGAGATGTTGATCAGCGAAGGCAAGTTGGATCCGAATGAGATTCCCGCTCCGGACTACGACGGCTATCGCGAAGTTTCCACCGACTTCATCGATGGCAACAAGTACGACGCGAAAGATCCTATCGGCTACATCAACAGCTTTGAAATCGGCAACAAGGACGACGAAGCCTTGGCCAAGCAGTAA